The Alosa sapidissima isolate fAloSap1 chromosome 6, fAloSap1.pri, whole genome shotgun sequence genome window below encodes:
- the LOC121711405 gene encoding SNW domain-containing protein 1-like — protein sequence MVEMQKDPMEPPHFKINKKIPRGPPSPPAPVMHSPSRKMTMKEQQEWKIPPCISNWKNAKGYTIPLDKRLAADGRGLQTVHINENFAKLAEALYIADRKAREAVEMRAQVEKKMAQKEKEKKEEKLRELAQMARDRRAGIKSHGDKGGEDGETRKHDEIRHDRRKERQHDRNISRAAPDKRSKLQRDQDRDISELIALGQPNPRTSSMAQYDQRLFNQSKYTV from the exons ATGGTGGAGATGCAGAAGGATCCCATGGAGCCTCCACACTTCAA GATCAACAAGAAGATTCCTCGTGGACCCCCATCCCCCCCTGCTCCAGTCATGCACTCCCCCAGCAGGAAG ATGACCATGAAGGAGCAGCAGGAGTGGAAGATACCTCCATGTATCTCCAACTGGAAGAATGCAAAG ggTTACACGATCCCGCTGGACAAGCGCTTGGCTGCAGATGGAAGAGGCCTGCAGACGGTTCACATCAATGAGAACTTTGCTAAGCTGGCAGAGGCTTTGTACATAGCAGACAGAAAA GCCAGAGAGGCGGTGGAGATGCGTGCCCAGGTGGAGAAGAAGATGGcgcagaaggagaaggagaagaaagaggagaagctGCGCGAGTTGGCTCAGATGGCTCGCGACCGCAGGGCTGGGATCAAGAGTCACGGAGACAAAG GTGGCGAAGACGGCGAGACCAGGAAGCATGACGAGATCCGCCACGACAGGAGGAAAGAGCGGCAGCACGACAGGAACATCTCCCGGGCCGCGCCCGATAAGAG GTCCAAGCTGCAGAGGGACCAGGACCGAGACATCAGTGAGCTCATAGCTCTGGGCCAGCCCAACCCGCGCACCTCCAGTATGGCCCAGTATGACCAGCGGCTCTTCAACCAAAGCAAG TACACAGTGTAA